Proteins from a single region of Bradyrhizobium diazoefficiens:
- a CDS encoding ATP-binding protein — protein MALAADSRRKAITAVLSAAAHSMRSSLLYNSVQVPSEIIHKWQEIVDVLAEIMHVPSALIMRVEPPNVKVFVSSESKGNPYEADELAPLNTGLYCETVMKTCQPLLVNDAICDEKWRSNPDVKLGMISYLGVPISWPDGEVFGTICVLDNKRNEYSKPYLRLLLQLRDAVQHDLRRLATQQRQLEQRETKIRRLVDANIIGIYIWEFNGRLLEANDIFLRIVGYDREDLISGRVRWTDLTPLDWRDRTAHAHEELKRTGVVHPFEKEYLRKDGSRVPVLIGSAAFDEQRDQGVAFVLDLTERKRAEAEARESEWRYREALMELAHANRVTTMGQLTASISHEINQPIAAVVSNAEAGLNWLDAQRPDLERVRQTLGWIISDGIRASEIIGRIRALIKKAPPRTEDLEINEALLEVIALAREEMLKNGVSVRTQLADSLPLVRADRVQLQQVVLNLIINAIEAMSGVSEGARELMIGTGRDALNGVLVSLRDSGPGLDPARLEHIFDAFYTTKSSGMGMGLTICRSIVEAHGGRIWASANEPRGAVFQFLLPLKGGETVSAEDDRRMPAV, from the coding sequence ATGGCGCTGGCCGCCGATAGCAGGCGGAAGGCCATAACGGCCGTGCTGTCCGCTGCAGCCCATTCGATGAGGTCATCATTGCTCTACAACTCTGTCCAAGTACCCTCTGAAATCATCCATAAATGGCAAGAGATTGTTGATGTGCTTGCCGAGATTATGCACGTTCCCTCCGCTTTGATCATGCGAGTAGAGCCGCCCAACGTCAAAGTCTTCGTATCCAGCGAGTCCAAAGGGAACCCCTACGAAGCGGACGAGCTCGCACCTCTCAACACGGGACTTTATTGCGAAACCGTGATGAAGACTTGTCAGCCTTTGCTTGTAAATGATGCCATTTGCGACGAGAAATGGAGATCAAACCCCGATGTCAAGCTGGGGATGATTTCCTACCTCGGTGTACCGATCAGTTGGCCCGATGGCGAGGTATTCGGAACGATCTGTGTTCTCGACAATAAGAGGAACGAGTACAGCAAGCCTTACCTCAGGCTCTTGCTTCAGTTGCGCGACGCGGTGCAGCACGATTTGCGAAGGTTAGCGACGCAGCAGAGACAGCTCGAACAACGCGAGACGAAGATCCGGCGTCTGGTCGACGCCAACATCATCGGGATCTACATCTGGGAGTTCAACGGTCGACTCCTTGAGGCCAATGACATCTTCCTCCGCATTGTGGGATACGATCGCGAGGATCTTATCTCGGGTCGCGTGCGCTGGACGGATCTTACGCCCCTGGACTGGCGCGATCGCACCGCACACGCCCACGAAGAACTAAAGAGGACGGGTGTGGTGCACCCGTTCGAGAAGGAGTACCTTCGTAAGGATGGCAGCCGCGTGCCCGTGCTGATAGGCTCGGCGGCGTTCGACGAACAGCGAGATCAGGGCGTCGCGTTCGTGCTCGATCTGACCGAGCGCAAGCGGGCGGAAGCCGAAGCCCGCGAAAGCGAGTGGCGCTATCGCGAAGCCCTGATGGAGCTCGCGCATGCTAATCGGGTCACTACAATGGGACAACTGACGGCTTCGATTTCACATGAAATCAACCAGCCGATCGCGGCGGTTGTCTCCAACGCAGAGGCCGGGTTGAACTGGCTCGATGCTCAACGGCCAGATCTGGAGCGGGTCCGGCAGACGCTCGGTTGGATCATCAGCGATGGCATACGGGCCAGCGAGATCATCGGTCGAATCCGGGCCCTTATCAAGAAGGCGCCTCCGCGGACGGAGGACCTAGAGATTAACGAGGCACTGCTCGAGGTCATAGCTCTGGCCCGTGAAGAAATGCTGAAGAACGGCGTCTCGGTGCGCACGCAACTCGCAGACAGCTTGCCGCTCGTTCGAGCAGATCGGGTCCAACTGCAACAAGTGGTTCTCAACCTGATCATCAACGCCATCGAAGCGATGAGCGGCGTCAGTGAAGGAGCGCGTGAATTGATGATAGGCACTGGCAGAGATGCCTTGAATGGCGTGCTCGTCAGTCTGCGGGATTCGGGTCCGGGACTGGATCCAGCGAGGCTTGAGCACATCTTCGACGCATTCTACACAACCAAGTCCAGTGGCATGGGCATGGGATTAACAATTTGCCGTTCGATTGTCGAAGCGCACGGTGGACGGATCTGGGCGAGCGCGAATGAACCTCGGGGCGCGGTTTTTCAATTCTTGCTGCCGCTAAAAGGAGGTGAGACCGTTTCCGCTGAAGATGACCGGCGAATGCCGGCGGTGTGA
- a CDS encoding EamA family transporter, producing MLGLLASSIWGGYMAFSRAGVSAGLHATDIAAIRFAIAGLAMLPWLLRNRKIAMEGLSLPRAIVLSTLAGPLFIIIVGGSVRSLPDFQPLGKKRILSKAT from the coding sequence TTGCTCGGTCTGCTCGCCTCGTCGATTTGGGGCGGCTACATGGCCTTTTCGCGGGCCGGCGTGTCCGCCGGTTTGCACGCAACCGACATCGCCGCGATACGCTTTGCGATCGCAGGGCTTGCGATGCTGCCTTGGCTCCTACGCAATCGCAAGATTGCGATGGAAGGTCTGAGCCTGCCGAGAGCCATCGTTCTCTCGACGCTCGCTGGCCCGCTTTTCATAATCATCGTAGGAGGATCGGTCCGTTCTCTGCCGGACTTCCAACCGCTCGGGAAAAAGCGGATACTTTCGAAAGCCACCTAA
- a CDS encoding peroxiredoxin-like family protein: MLANDKGEQTDLSSLVAGRPLVVVFYRGGWCPYCNLELRAYQAWLSEIKELGARLVAVSPERPDHTSSTAAKNSLGFDVLSDAKGHLADALGIRFELSPQFRELYRKFGHDLPARNGDDAWSLPMPAVYKGGVSPGHLSTRTTANASIQLPR; encoded by the coding sequence GTGCTCGCCAACGACAAAGGCGAGCAGACGGATCTATCGTCTCTAGTCGCCGGCCGACCGTTGGTAGTCGTGTTCTATCGGGGCGGATGGTGCCCTTACTGCAACCTCGAACTCCGTGCGTACCAGGCGTGGTTGTCCGAGATCAAGGAGCTCGGCGCTCGTCTCGTCGCGGTTTCGCCGGAAAGGCCCGATCACACCTCGTCGACGGCCGCAAAAAATTCGCTCGGCTTCGACGTATTGAGCGACGCGAAAGGTCATCTCGCGGACGCGCTTGGGATACGATTCGAGCTGTCTCCTCAGTTCCGCGAGCTGTACCGAAAGTTTGGCCATGATTTGCCGGCGCGTAATGGTGACGATGCTTGGTCGTTGCCGATGCCCGCCGTGTACAAGGGGGGCGTATCGCCCGGGCATTTGTCGACCCGGACTACCGCAAACGCCTCGATCCAGCTGCCGCGATAG
- a CDS encoding LysR family transcriptional regulator, whose product MVEAGSFTAIANEQNTTQPTISRQIAALEDHLGARLLTRTTRVLTLTDDGRAFYEHALRALEAISEAEGAVGRRRAKPSGTLRLTTPVVFGRLHIVPRLANFLARNRELSIDLMMSETFTGLIEQGLDLAIRVGEVADPGLVAKRIGMVRRITMAAPAYLKKRHVPKTPDDLTDHDCIVYSRLATGNRWFFEGPRGPLTVEVKGRFRADNSEGVREAVVSGLGIAVIPAFAFANEVKTGAVTVILKDFEPKRLPLSAVYASRRFVPLKVRAIIDYLSHEFALDPSLSMHIV is encoded by the coding sequence GTGGTCGAGGCCGGCAGCTTCACCGCCATTGCCAACGAGCAGAACACGACGCAGCCGACGATCAGCCGCCAGATCGCGGCGCTCGAAGACCATCTCGGCGCACGTCTTCTGACGCGAACGACCCGAGTCCTGACCTTAACAGACGACGGACGCGCGTTCTACGAGCACGCTCTGCGCGCGCTCGAAGCCATCTCCGAAGCCGAAGGCGCCGTAGGTAGAAGGCGGGCGAAGCCATCGGGGACGCTTCGTCTGACCACTCCGGTAGTGTTCGGACGTCTTCACATCGTGCCGCGTCTCGCGAACTTCCTCGCCCGGAATCGCGAGTTGTCCATTGATTTGATGATGAGCGAAACGTTCACCGGTCTGATCGAACAAGGGCTCGATCTCGCTATCCGCGTCGGCGAGGTAGCGGATCCCGGACTTGTGGCAAAACGGATCGGCATGGTACGGCGAATCACCATGGCGGCGCCTGCCTACCTCAAGAAGCGTCATGTTCCGAAGACACCCGATGATCTGACCGATCATGATTGCATCGTCTACTCCCGACTTGCCACCGGCAACCGTTGGTTCTTCGAGGGACCGCGCGGACCGCTGACCGTCGAAGTCAAGGGACGCTTCAGGGCTGACAACTCAGAGGGTGTGCGCGAGGCGGTGGTCAGCGGCCTCGGCATCGCCGTCATACCGGCCTTCGCCTTCGCCAATGAGGTCAAGACCGGAGCAGTCACGGTGATCTTGAAGGACTTCGAACCAAAGCGACTTCCATTGAGCGCAGTCTACGCTTCCCGTCGCTTCGTCCCGCTCAAGGTCCGAGCGATCATCGACTATCTTTCGCACGAATTCGCCCTCGACCCGAGCCTGTCGATGCACATCGTCTAG
- a CDS encoding DUF2798 domain-containing protein has product MQSGLTSGLAAGIASANHIENESFLLHWLGSWLISWTLMLPLVLFAAPLIRQIAVALTRPDASTID; this is encoded by the coding sequence ATCCAATCAGGTCTGACCAGTGGATTAGCGGCTGGCATCGCCAGCGCAAACCATATTGAGAACGAATCTTTCCTTCTGCATTGGCTCGGTTCGTGGTTGATATCCTGGACGCTCATGCTTCCGCTCGTTCTGTTCGCGGCCCCCTTGATTCGGCAGATCGCCGTAGCGCTCACAAGACCCGACGCGTCGACGATTGATTGA
- a CDS encoding LysR family transcriptional regulator, whose amino-acid sequence MMDLLEDMLTFVKVVEAQSFTGAATRLGVAKSVVSRRIGELEGRFGVNLFHRTTRRLSTTEIGQAYYERAQRILADVAEAETAVRSLQVELIGKLRIAAPMSFGILHLAPAIIEFLQRHKELEIELNLNDRTVDLVSEGFDLAIRIGHLKDSTLIARTLAPSRRIMCASPDYLARKGIPNSPGDLFVNDHDCLLYTNRPVAEQWQFPDFGKDTRTTGRRLAVNNGDVLRQAALAGLGLVVLPTFLVSTQLSRGELIHVLTEYDPRATSIYALWSPNRQLSAKVRTLVDFLAERFGPRPYWDEAIDVARLRGQHPSLSALTAAESRKAESTNVT is encoded by the coding sequence ATGATGGACCTGCTCGAAGACATGTTGACCTTTGTCAAGGTGGTTGAGGCGCAGAGCTTTACCGGTGCGGCAACGCGGCTAGGCGTCGCAAAATCCGTAGTCAGCCGACGGATAGGTGAGCTGGAAGGCCGCTTCGGCGTGAACTTATTCCATCGTACGACCCGCCGGCTTAGCACTACGGAGATTGGTCAAGCCTACTACGAGCGTGCTCAAAGAATATTGGCCGATGTGGCGGAAGCAGAAACCGCCGTCCGAAGCTTACAGGTCGAGTTGATCGGTAAGCTCCGCATCGCGGCACCGATGTCGTTTGGGATCCTGCATTTGGCTCCGGCCATCATTGAGTTTCTTCAGCGACACAAAGAGCTAGAGATCGAACTCAATCTAAACGACAGAACAGTCGACTTGGTGAGTGAGGGCTTCGATCTGGCGATCCGTATCGGTCACCTGAAGGACTCTACTCTAATTGCGCGGACTCTCGCGCCGAGCCGCCGAATCATGTGCGCGAGCCCAGATTACCTAGCTCGCAAGGGCATCCCGAATTCTCCCGGGGATCTGTTCGTCAACGACCATGATTGCCTGCTCTACACCAACCGACCGGTCGCCGAGCAATGGCAGTTTCCAGATTTCGGTAAAGATACTCGAACAACTGGCCGACGTTTGGCAGTGAACAATGGCGACGTGCTGCGACAGGCCGCCCTCGCCGGCCTCGGTTTGGTCGTCTTGCCGACGTTTCTTGTGTCCACTCAATTGAGCCGCGGCGAACTGATACATGTTTTGACAGAATACGACCCACGCGCGACGTCCATTTATGCGCTTTGGTCGCCGAACCGCCAGTTGTCTGCAAAGGTCCGCACCCTAGTCGACTTCTTGGCGGAGCGTTTCGGTCCGCGACCGTATTGGGACGAGGCTATCGACGTTGCTCGTCTGCGCGGACAGCATCCCTCCCTTTCGGCATTAACCGCCGCGGAATCCCGAAAGGCGGAGTCAACAAATGTGACTTGA
- a CDS encoding gamma carbonic anhydrase family protein: MPIYALDNDHPEIVDPWRYWIAPGAQVIGKVRLGIDVGIWFGAVLRGDNELIDIEERTNLQDGVLVHTDKCVPLKIGAGCTVGHSAILHGCEIGRNTLIGMGATVLNHARIGANSIVGARALVTEGKVFPDNSLIVGMPARVVGAVDPETAKKLAETAERYVQNARRFRQGLHEVVKEYISI; encoded by the coding sequence ATGCCTATCTATGCGCTCGACAACGACCATCCAGAAATTGTGGATCCCTGGCGATATTGGATCGCTCCCGGCGCGCAAGTCATCGGAAAAGTCCGATTGGGCATAGATGTCGGAATCTGGTTCGGAGCCGTCTTACGCGGCGACAATGAACTAATCGACATCGAAGAGCGAACCAACCTTCAGGACGGCGTTCTGGTGCACACCGACAAATGCGTTCCTTTGAAGATTGGGGCGGGTTGCACAGTCGGTCATTCCGCAATTCTTCACGGCTGTGAAATCGGTCGGAACACACTGATCGGCATGGGTGCGACGGTGTTGAACCATGCGCGAATCGGCGCGAACTCCATTGTGGGTGCGAGGGCACTCGTGACGGAAGGAAAAGTGTTTCCGGACAATTCCTTGATCGTTGGCATGCCGGCAAGGGTCGTCGGGGCCGTCGATCCTGAGACGGCAAAAAAACTGGCGGAGACGGCAGAACGCTACGTCCAGAACGCTCGGCGCTTTAGACAAGGCCTGCACGAAGTCGTGAAGGAATACATTTCCATATGA